GCATGTAGCGTGGCTTGTACCCTTCTTCGCGGAGCTTGAGTTTCCGAGCCAGTCCCAGCGAAGGTTCGTTCTCAGGGCGAACATTGATCTCGATACGGTGCAGGTCGAGCTGACTCAAGACCATATCGATTGTGCTGGCAACCGCGAGGGACGTGATCCCTTTCCCCGCGTGGGCCTCCGCTATCCAGTAGCCAAGCACACCCAGGTGCATCGCCCCACGCTCCACGGCTCCGACGGAGATGAGACCCGCTATCTCCCCGTCAACCACAACCATCATTGAGAGTGCTTCACCACCTGCCTGCTTGCGGTCCATCAGCCGCGGAAACTCCTCCCAAGTCGGCACGGACGCACTACTGCCCGGGGGGACCGTCGCCTCCCATTCGCCCAGCCAACCCTTGTTTGCTCTTCTCACCCGCTCAATTTCCAAGTGTTCGCGACCCGCTGCTGGACGCAGCACGACGGAAGACACACCGTGGTTTTCGTGCAACAGGTCGTCCAGCCGCTCGCCCTCGTACCGAATTTCAAGATCGCGGGCCGGTCGGCCCCACACTGACCGCCGCGAACGGAAGAACCCCGACACGGCTCAGTCCAGGAGCATGCACGTCAGAAGCGTTCCCTCGGGAACACTTGTGGTTTCTTCCGGAATTACCGCAAGCGCGTTC
This genomic stretch from Schaalia sp. JY-X169 harbors:
- a CDS encoding GNAT family N-acetyltransferase, whose product is MSGFFRSRRSVWGRPARDLEIRYEGERLDDLLHENHGVSSVVLRPAAGREHLEIERVRRANKGWLGEWEATVPPGSSASVPTWEEFPRLMDRKQAGGEALSMMVVVDGEIAGLISVGAVERGAMHLGVLGYWIAEAHAGKGITSLAVASTIDMVLSQLDLHRIEINVRPENEPSLGLARKLKLREEGYKPRYMHINGRWADHVGFAVDQEDLRQMPGGSLVEHRVRRGGKH